cgttctactgttctttcattattaactgaaaacctgaatgaaaagcaggcttgtgggcacctcatgtggtcgtgggggggctacctggtgcccgcgggcaccatgttggtgacccctgctctatgacATGaccacactgctgtttttatggaCCTACGGCAAAAACAcgaatcaaagatcctctgtcgATGACGGGAgcgctgtgttgtttttaaggatctactgcaagaacggtagtcaaagatcttctctgtgacaggagcgctctgctgttttcaagaaCACACTGCCAAAAATTTTAGTCGCTCCAAAGTTTGTAAGTGAACTCACGGGCGCGTCTGATGTCATCTACactattgtattgttttgtattgaattgttttgtattgtattatgcTATTGATTTGATGGAAAATGTCAAGCCTGGTGTACGATTCAAAGTCCATGAATGAATTCAGAAAAGTATCAAAAGGTATAATGTTTAACGGCAGTGAAAAGTAACTCTCACCGTCTTTGCAGTGGTGCATGGTCACATATTAACACCATTTTGGAACAGAAAGCTAACACACCTGGTGTAAACACATTAACAAACATCTGTTAATAaagcacatatttctttccctgtGTGCATCTTTAACCAAAAATCCACCTCTTCCATGGACCTACTTGCCAATAAGTGAGCTGCTGGCCTCACACCTGAACTCTGTGAAGTGGAGCTAGAAACATGTCTGTCCTGCAGGAGATCAGCATCAATGTGAGAAACATGAGGGAAACTGAGATGACGGCCCTGGAGAGACGAGCGCATCTCATCAAAGAGATGCTCAGGCAGGTAAGAGAAGAGAGATGTAATTCTGCAAAATGTGGATATTACTGCTGTGGTGTAATGTCTGCAACAGGGAGTGAAGAAGCcctataaatatgtgatagaTGTCGCTTGGGGTGACCCACACGAGGCAGGAATGAAGCCTCTCACCTTTGTCAGACAGGTAACCTCAAAATATGCTTTGTAATAATGAATGTAAATTAATGTGTACACTATTTGTCAGGTTCTCGCTGCTTGTTTTTACCCTCAACTCATGGACAGCGACAAACTACCAGTGGATGTCAAATGCCGAGCACGGAAGCTGCTGCACTGGTGTGAGGGTGGCTGTGTAGGTAGGACAAATGTagattattaaaaaatacagaatactGCATGGGGATATTGACATTTTAATGCCATATATGGAAAGCCTTCATCAAGGGCTTTAATACGAGGTATGAGTCAATAGGGTCTGTGTCACAGATTTTCGACATGGTGACTTCATCCAATGTAGCttaatatatgaaaaaaatgcatcatcatCTTAGCTttctttgtgttacaggtgacaaagcagtACAGTAGCTAATAATATACCTCATTAATAAcgtctgtgaatattctcatttacCCAGGCCATTGTATtttcagggcattcaatcgatcgcaactggactgttcagatgATCTTAGAAGACATATTGCTTCTCATCCGAGCGGGTTTAATCAGTTAATGCTTAAAGACTATGTGGGACATAGACACATTTATCCTATAAAGAAGGAAGCATGTTCAGACAAAAATGgtttggctctttagtggtgtcaaatcgttaggatacaatggagtggggcctctgcctgcACACGATGGTCcattgggtggtatcaccttggtatcccattcagatgtaatgatggtcatggacccacctgaaaccaaggtgccTATGCCTTGTTCCTTGTTTTTAGAGGTTAAATGATTTcatcttttaggaagggatgaaaggacaacattgtatgtgggagaaaggtggtgtcatAGACCACCCACTGGCTTGTCAAGCTTAATGTAGAgggcttccctcactcctctttcaaaccatctgtcttgtctgtccagaatgtgtacatttttgtcctcaaaagagtgctcTTTCACTTGGAGGTGAGTCTTGACCTAAAGAGTTAGCCCATCAGTGTTGTGACATGcgcctgctcagtggctgcttgcTTTCCTCAATGTAAAAATGGGTGCATTCATAaccatatcattttatttttaagaaaatgaaaaagaaaatgagtGACGGGCCCAAATGGCCCCCAAGCGGCACTTCGCTTTGCTCAACAATATTTCATCAGAAGGAACATTTAATTTTAATCCAATTTCAGCAAATCTTTGGTTAATAAATAGCGGTatgtctgatttatttttttattttaaaataaaaaattatgttCTGAGTACCACTAGATGAAGCACCTGTACCGCCAGTGGTCCTCATCCTACAGTTTGAGAGTcatcacttttaaaaaatgtatttatctatTTGAGACAGTGCACGTGAATCAACTTAAAACGTCATAATACATTTGGGCGACTTCACAATGACATTATTACtttatacaatttttaaaaaaatcaaaagaaagattttttaattgttttttttccctccaggCTCGTATACAAACACACCAGGTATAACCGAAGTAATCCACAGCATCGCTCACTTCATAACCCAAAGAGATGGTGGCGTTCCAGCTGATCCCGATAACATATGGATCCATGCTGGCTCCCAGTGGTCACTAACGGTATCGCAGTCATCAATAAGTCATTCCGCTTTTCTTTAATGTGACAAATTGTGTTCACATTTGTAGAACATGCTCAGGGTGTTGGTAAACAGCGAAAGTTCACCGAGGAGCGGCGTGCTGATGCCAGTGCCATGTTACAGTACGGCACACTTGTCCGTGGAGGGTCTTGGGGGAGTCGTGGTCCCTTACTTCCTGGATGAGGAGCACGGATGGGAGCTGCAGATAGAGGAGCTGCATCGAGCGTTGGAGTCCGCCCAGGGGGTCTGCAAGCCTGTCGCTTTGTATATCATTAACCCGGGAAATCCCACAGGTACCTATCTTGTCCAAATCAAGCTTTGCCTTTAAAATGCATCCAAGTTATTTTTTTGGAGCTCATTTCCCGGCAGGTCACATCCAGAGCAGGGGATCCATTCAAGAGGTCATCAGATTTGCCTGGGAGAAGAAGCTTTTCCTTCTTGCAGATGAGGTAGGCCTCCGTTGAGTGTTGTGATAAGCATGGTCTTGggcaggggtgcacacacttctTTTGGTTGCGAGCCACTTTGAAAATGCCCAAGTCCCAAATATATACCTCCTACTATATACATagagaatatatatttatacgcACGGTGTGATCTCCTCACATATCACATGCTGTTCACTCATTTGGTCACAGGCTAGTATTACATCTCTCAGACCCCTGCAGTCACTTCACAAATGCACAATAAACATTTTGTATAAGATACCACACCATTGTCCAATATTACACAAACATAAACTACTCAGCTGGGAAAACATGGTCAAATAATCAAATCtgctttatttatatttatatttatttatattatgtgaCCCTGGGGGTACGTGTACACCACTTTAGGAACCTAGGGCCTAGATTACTTGTAGATGACCTCAGTGATGTCATGTACTTGTCCGCAGGTCTATCAAAGCTGTGTCCATGGAGAAAAGACTCCGTTTGTCTCCTACAAGAAGGTTTTATCCAACATGGGGCCTCCTCTTTCCGACATGCTGGAGCTGGCCTCCTTCCACTCGACTTCCAAAGGCTTCCTGGGAGAGTAAGCTGTGGATCATGTGACACACAAACATTCCTGATTGGCTCTTGAAGTAACAATGCTGGGTTTCCCTCCAGGTGTGGTCTTCGTGGAGGATTTGTAGAGCTTGTAAACATGGACCCTGCTGCCATTAAACACATCCACATGCTGTTCCATACAGACGCCTCTCCTCCAGTAGCGGGTCAGATTGCTCTGGAGCTGATGGCGGACCCGCCCAAGCCGGGAGAGCCCTCCTACCCTCTTTACACTGACGTGAGTCCAtgtgtgacctttgacctttagcTTTTTCATCTCAGAAAGCATGCACAAGAAGCAGATGCAGGGGTTGTTTCCTACTTTCCTTCAGTTAGAAATCAGTAGGATTCTTGATTTGACCTCTAAAAACAATCCTCTTAAGGATGAAGACTGGTTTAACATTGGTGGTCAGCATCATGTGTTGACTTGACCTTCAAAATCAATAGGATTTTTGCCTTGACCTTTGAAAATTACCAAATATGGTTGCTTGCCccataaaaaggacaaaaagatGTGTTTTAATTAGGGCCGTCAAGAATAATGCGTTAACGGCagcaactaatttatttcattagttacattgtaatatttttgtataattaaaGCAAGCGCACCAAATAGACACTTTacttatctccaagagaaattcacaattcacagaaattcacagaGCAAGTACGCCTCTCTGTTATATTATGACGGCAGACTGAGTTCTCCACTGAGCCTGGCGCtctttataacttcattctaacctgaacacatcaacagcagtaccattccaacaccatatacctgtactgtatgcctctccaacacacacacacgtctctagtccgttcatcctgggaacgacacttcctcattctcattacaagaacgcaagatgcattcatggacactccgaacatcacaaaaacagctttataatacatgtgtgtgtgtgcgtgtgtgtgtgtgtgtgtgtgtgtgtgtgtaattaaacaggacgataaagaaaaacataaagtggatattctttattcagatgtacaatttgctgcactACACTACACTGGATCTAACCCAAAATACAGTGAAGACAAGTAAATTGACTTAAATtatgtgatgtctttgaacgcaaaccCTCTTTGCTCATAACGCGGTGATTACTCATGATTCATtagaaaactgattaatctgattacaacTGCAATCATTTGACAGCGCTAGTTTTAATGCATGTTATTCTCCAGGAGATCAGACACATACAAAGCACAATGCTTCATAATGTGAAGAAAGTGGAGAAGGTTCTAAACCAGTTGCCAGGTTTCAGCTGCCAGCCTGTGGAAGGAGGAGCGTTTGCTTTCCCGAGACTGCATCTACCACCAAAAGCCATCCAGAAAGCCAAGGTTACACACGCACATCTTTTTCTACACAGATTTTCCAATATTCACCTTCACACAAATAACATTCTTTGTATTTTCAGGAAGCGGAGATGAAGCCTGACACATTCTACTGTGTGAGACTGCTGGAGGACGTGGGCGTGTTTGTTAGTCCTGGCTGTGAGTTCGGACAAAAGGAAGGCACCTATCACATCAGGTTACGAGACATTTTTATATCAAGTTACTTTCCAGTGTGTCATACTGAGCACACATTGAGTGGAATGGATGTAAttgtcatgcttttttttttttgacagactTTGCATCATGACCACTGTTGACACCATGGAGGAACTTCTGCGACGTCTGAGCGGCTTTCACTTACAGTTCATGAAGGACTTTTCCTAAATCGAActtttttgtaaagaaaaaaaaacaccctctCAATGCTGTAGttccacaacattaggtacacctgcacagtctgAAGAGACCCTAAATAAGATCATGACAAACATTTGCGCGCCGCACGgtagccgagtggttagcatgttggccacacagtcaggagatccggaagacctgtgttcgaatctccacttggcagttgcatgtgcgtgcgtgcgtgcgttttctcttggtactccggtttcctcccacattcaaaaaacatgcatgttaggttaattggagactctaaattgtccataggtatgattgggagtgtgaatggttgtttgtctatatgtgccctgtgattggctggcaaccagtccagggtgtattccgctgcttgcccaaagtcagctgggataggctccagcatacccacgcgaactgaatgaggataagcggcatggaaaatggatggacaaatgtttgctaatagtttttttttttttttttataaatcacACTGATAATGCACTCTCAGAGGAGGtattaatacattaaatataatgGCCAATTAAAACTAAGCATACAGCTATTGGGTTAGTGCGGGGGATGAgaaaaagccacatattttaaaatgtattttcatgagagccatataatatttctTAACATTGATTACAACTAAATCCGTGCATTTTAAAGCAAGACCAACAaatttagaatataataaatctctgaatgtattgttcttaataacattgttatactgaagatatccaatagtaaaaaaaaaaagaaaaaaaatacaacttctaGTTTTGCGAGATACTCCatatttgtctttcttttcaccATCCTCTTCGTCAGAAGGGTTGGCTTTGCAGAATTATCTGTCTATTTGAttaaaaggagggaagtttacttcttgacctcaataatatggtaatggtttaattttatttcaatatgCATACGAGTTActatggaatacatcacataattcaacaattcacagttctatcc
This sequence is a window from Dunckerocampus dactyliophorus isolate RoL2022-P2 chromosome 2, RoL_Ddac_1.1, whole genome shotgun sequence. Protein-coding genes within it:
- the LOC129176991 gene encoding alanine aminotransferase 2-like, with product MSVLQEISINVRNMRETEMTALERRAHLIKEMLRQGVKKPYKYVIDVAWGDPHEAGMKPLTFVRQVLAACFYPQLMDSDKLPVDVKCRARKLLHWCEGGCVGSYTNTPGITEVIHSIAHFITQRDGGVPADPDNIWIHAGSQWSLTNMLRVLVNSESSPRSGVLMPVPCYSTAHLSVEGLGGVVVPYFLDEEHGWELQIEELHRALESAQGVCKPVALYIINPGNPTGHIQSRGSIQEVIRFAWEKKLFLLADEVYQSCVHGEKTPFVSYKKVLSNMGPPLSDMLELASFHSTSKGFLGECGLRGGFVELVNMDPAAIKHIHMLFHTDASPPVAGQIALELMADPPKPGEPSYPLYTDEIRHIQSTMLHNVKKVEKVLNQLPGFSCQPVEGGAFAFPRLHLPPKAIQKAKEAEMKPDTFYCVRLLEDVGVFVSPGCEFGQKEGTYHIRLCIMTTVDTMEELLRRLSGFHLQFMKDFS